The region GGGCTTCATCCCAGAGGGGCTGCTGAACTACCTCGCCCTGCTCGGCTGGTCGATCGCCCCCGACCGCGACGTCTTCACGCGCGATGAGCTCATCGCCGCGTTCGACGTCGAGGACGTCAACCCGAACCCCTCGCGCTTCGACCCGAAGAAGGCCGAGTCGATCAACGGCGACCACGTGCGCATGCTCGCGCCCGACGACTTCGCCGCGCGCCTCGAGCCCTACCTCGGCCGCGTCCTCGACGGCGCCCCGAGCGACGAGCAGCGCGCGCTGCTCGCGAAGGCGGCGCCGCTCGTGCAGGAGCGCATGCAGCTCATCGGCCAGGCCGAGGACATGCTGGGCTTCCTCTTCCTCTATGACGAGGACATCCGCCACGACGCCGACGCGGTCGCGAGCCTCGGCGACGACGCGCTCGCGGTGCTCGAGGCGTCGCGCCGCGCGCTCGCCGAGCTCGAGTCGTTCGACACCGCATCGATCGAGGCGGTCCTCCGCGAGGTGCTCATCGAGGGCCTCGGCATCAAGCCCCGCTTCGCCTTCACGCCGCTGCGCGTCGCCGTCACCGGTCGCCGCATCTCGCCGCCGCTGTTCGAGTCGATCGAGCTGCTCGGCCGCGAGTCGACGCTGCGGCGCATCGAGCGGCTGGCCGCGAGCGCCTGATGCAGCCCGACGTCGACGTCGTCGTCATCGGCGCTGGCCCCGCTGGGCTCGCGGCGACGCTCAACCTCGCGCGCGCGCAGCGGTCGGTCGCGCTGCTCGACTCGAACCGGCCGCGGCACGCGGCCACGCTCCAGTCCCACGGCTTCATCACGCGCGACGGCATCTCGCCGCTCGAGCTGCGCGGCATGGGGCGCGAGGAGGTGCTGCGCTACCCGACGGTGTCGTTCGAGCGCACGACGGTGCGCCAGGTCGCGCGCGTCGACGGCGGCTTCGCAGTGCAGGCCGAGCAGCGCGGAGCGAGCGCCGAGAGCGAGACGCGGGCCTCGGCCGTGCTCATCGCGACGGGCCTGTCCGAGACGCTGCCCGCCTCGCAGCACGTGCGGCCGTGGTACGGCACGAGCCTGCACTCGTGCATGGATTGCGACGCCTACGACAAGCGCGGCCAGGCGCTCGCGCTCATCGGCGAGACGCCCGACCTCGTCGACCGCGCGATGGTCATCCGCCGCCACACCGCCGACCTCGCGGTGTTCACGAACGGGTCGGATGCGGTGAGCGAGGCGGGCGAGGCGAGGCTCGCCGCGCACGGGGTCGCCCTCGAGCGCACGCCCATCGCCGAGATCGAGGGCGATCGCGACGGCATGCGCGCGATCGTGCTCGAGGACGGCAGGCGCAGCGCCCGCACCGGCGGGTTCGTGCGGCCGTGGTGGCACCCGCAGCTCGAGTTCGCCGAGCCGCTCGGCCTCGACACGGATGAGGACGGCCTCGTCGTCGTCGACCGCGCGCAGCGCGC is a window of Agrococcus sp. Marseille-Q4369 DNA encoding:
- a CDS encoding NAD(P)/FAD-dependent oxidoreductase is translated as MQPDVDVVVIGAGPAGLAATLNLARAQRSVALLDSNRPRHAATLQSHGFITRDGISPLELRGMGREEVLRYPTVSFERTTVRQVARVDGGFAVQAEQRGASAESETRASAVLIATGLSETLPASQHVRPWYGTSLHSCMDCDAYDKRGQALALIGETPDLVDRAMVIRRHTADLAVFTNGSDAVSEAGEARLAAHGVALERTPIAEIEGDRDGMRAIVLEDGRRSARTGGFVRPWWHPQLEFAEPLGLDTDEDGLVVVDRAQRASLEGVYAAGDITPGFRQLSVAAGAGTIAASVINRDLIAREL